Proteins encoded in a region of the Variovorax sp. PAMC 28711 genome:
- a CDS encoding response regulator, whose product MRLLVVEDDVLLGEALAVGLRQLGHAVDWFGDGAKADAALAGAAFDAVVLDLGLPRGDGMVWLRRWRERGLKVPLLILTARDGVEERIAGLDAGADDYLVKPLTIDELAARLRALVRRAAGQAQAAWQHGQLHYDPATKVVLWKGAKVDLTGRELAVLEALLGQSQRVLSKAHLLEKLYDWSGVEPESNALEVHIHHLRRKIDPNIVRTVRGVGYAIGSGEAGP is encoded by the coding sequence ATGCGTTTGCTGGTGGTTGAAGATGACGTCCTGCTGGGCGAGGCGCTCGCCGTCGGCTTGCGGCAGCTGGGGCACGCGGTCGACTGGTTCGGCGACGGTGCCAAGGCCGATGCGGCGTTGGCCGGCGCGGCGTTCGACGCCGTGGTGCTGGACCTGGGCCTGCCGCGTGGCGACGGCATGGTGTGGCTCCGGCGCTGGCGCGAACGGGGTCTCAAGGTGCCGCTGTTGATCCTCACCGCGCGTGACGGCGTCGAAGAGCGCATCGCCGGGCTCGACGCCGGTGCCGACGACTACCTCGTCAAGCCGCTCACCATCGATGAACTGGCAGCCCGCCTGCGCGCGTTGGTGCGGCGTGCCGCCGGGCAGGCGCAGGCGGCATGGCAGCACGGCCAGCTCCACTATGACCCGGCCACCAAGGTCGTGTTGTGGAAGGGCGCAAAGGTCGACCTCACGGGCCGCGAACTGGCGGTGCTCGAAGCCTTGCTGGGCCAGTCGCAGCGGGTGCTGTCGAAGGCGCACCTGCTGGAAAAACTGTACGACTGGAGCGGGGTCGAGCCGGAAAGCAATGCGCTGGAGGTGCACATCCACCATCTGCGTCGCAAGATCGATCCGAACATCGTGCGCACGGTGCGCGGCGTCGGTTATGCCATCGGTTCCGGCGAGGCCGGCCCATGA
- a CDS encoding ATP-binding protein, whose translation MSLQRRLLLYLLVCAPLVWGVALYFSIDQARHQINELFDTELIRLARQLQSTLGPDIGRAEGPLPPAPQEGAPDAGESDVRDLAVAVWDQHGQLMLADREGVQLPNLPNRSGFFNEDVAGRPWRVYYLQSLDGRWQVAAGQGTYERDELIFGLMTSQVAPWLLVLPFLLALMAWAVRRALAPIADLTTELANRQADDLQPIPEGPTPAELKPMIGAMNGLFARIDALLVRERRFTADAAHELRTPLAVLRAQWDVVRRSGSPDERTQAERKLDAGLDRMGRLVTQMLALSRVESGALPALVEVAWTPVVEQAMSDCLLLAERRGIELSCEWPPVGQYPFPLMGDENLLTVLLRNLLDNAIRYAPVGTGVVLRFTQDTVEVANDGPPLSDAQLRRLGERFYRPDGQEEGGSGLGVSIVRRIAEMHGLEVVFGTARGGQGVSVQLRFDAAHR comes from the coding sequence ATGAGCCTGCAACGCCGCCTGCTGCTGTATCTGCTGGTGTGTGCTCCCCTGGTGTGGGGCGTCGCGCTGTACTTTTCGATCGACCAGGCGCGGCACCAGATCAACGAGCTTTTCGACACCGAACTGATCCGGCTCGCGCGGCAGCTGCAGTCCACGCTGGGTCCCGACATTGGCCGGGCGGAAGGTCCGTTGCCGCCTGCGCCGCAGGAAGGTGCGCCGGACGCGGGCGAATCCGACGTGCGCGACCTCGCGGTGGCGGTGTGGGACCAGCACGGGCAACTCATGCTGGCGGACCGTGAAGGCGTGCAGCTGCCCAACTTGCCGAACCGCAGCGGCTTCTTCAACGAGGATGTCGCGGGTCGCCCCTGGCGCGTGTACTACCTGCAATCGCTGGACGGTCGCTGGCAGGTGGCGGCAGGGCAGGGCACCTACGAGCGCGACGAGCTGATCTTCGGGCTGATGACCAGCCAGGTTGCGCCCTGGTTGCTGGTGTTGCCCTTCTTGCTCGCGTTGATGGCGTGGGCGGTGCGGCGCGCGCTGGCACCGATTGCCGATCTCACCACCGAGCTGGCGAATCGCCAGGCAGACGACCTCCAACCCATTCCCGAAGGCCCCACGCCCGCCGAGCTCAAACCGATGATCGGCGCGATGAACGGCCTTTTCGCGCGCATCGACGCGTTGCTCGTGCGGGAGCGCCGGTTCACCGCCGATGCGGCCCATGAACTGCGCACACCGCTGGCCGTGCTGCGCGCCCAGTGGGACGTGGTGCGCCGCTCGGGCAGTCCGGACGAGCGCACGCAGGCTGAACGCAAGCTCGATGCGGGCCTCGATCGAATGGGGCGGCTCGTGACGCAGATGCTGGCGCTGTCGCGCGTGGAGTCCGGCGCGCTGCCCGCGCTCGTCGAAGTGGCCTGGACGCCCGTCGTCGAGCAGGCGATGAGCGACTGTCTGTTGCTGGCCGAACGTCGCGGCATCGAATTGTCGTGCGAATGGCCGCCGGTTGGCCAGTACCCCTTCCCGCTGATGGGCGACGAGAACCTGCTGACTGTCCTGCTGCGCAACCTGCTGGACAACGCCATCCGTTATGCGCCGGTCGGCACCGGCGTTGTCCTGCGTTTCACGCAGGACACGGTCGAGGTCGCCAACGACGGCCCGCCGCTCAGCGACGCGCAGTTGCGTCGGCTTGGCGAACGTTTTTACCGGCCGGACGGCCAGGAGGAGGGCGGCAGCGGCCTCGGCGTGTCGATCGTGCGACGCATTGCCGAAATGCACGGCCTGGAAGTCGTGTTCGGCACGGCCAGAGGCGGACAGGGTGTCAGTGTGCAGCTGCGCTTCGACGCAGCGCACCGCTGA
- a CDS encoding SDR family oxidoreductase — MKAAGARVLLTGASGGIGQAAAEALVGASASVMLVGRSPARLAAQARALLRECKDPMKPQVEWYAADLTRTASITGLAEVAAGWGANVVVHNAGLPGFGRLEALSATEMAQVLHLNLFVPMLLTQTLLPHLRALPEARILFVGSVLGRLGLPGYSVYSASKFGLRGFAESLRRELGDTRIGVQYLGPRSTRTAFNSEAVSHYNAATATAMDDPQSVARALVDLLESGAVERFLGFPEKLAVRLNGLVPAWLDGAFTKHRASLPALSQPATLSLDCPPEGPTDADTHSLMHSSP, encoded by the coding sequence ATGAAGGCGGCCGGCGCGCGCGTCCTGCTCACCGGTGCCAGCGGCGGCATCGGGCAGGCTGCTGCCGAAGCGCTGGTGGGCGCGAGTGCCTCGGTGATGCTGGTCGGCCGCTCACCGGCGCGGCTGGCCGCGCAGGCCCGTGCGTTGCTGCGCGAATGCAAGGACCCGATGAAGCCCCAGGTGGAGTGGTATGCAGCGGACCTCACGCGAACAGCCAGCATCACCGGGCTGGCCGAAGTGGCCGCCGGTTGGGGCGCCAACGTCGTGGTGCACAACGCCGGGTTGCCCGGCTTCGGGAGGCTCGAAGCGCTCAGCGCCACCGAAATGGCACAGGTGCTGCACCTGAATCTTTTCGTGCCGATGCTCCTCACGCAGACGCTGCTGCCGCATTTGCGCGCGCTGCCCGAAGCCCGCATCCTCTTCGTCGGCTCGGTGCTCGGGCGCCTCGGCCTGCCTGGCTACAGCGTGTACAGCGCGAGCAAATTCGGCTTGCGCGGCTTCGCGGAGTCGTTGCGCCGCGAACTCGGTGACACGCGCATCGGCGTGCAATACCTCGGGCCGCGCAGCACGCGCACTGCGTTCAACAGCGAGGCCGTCAGCCACTACAACGCTGCAACCGCGACCGCCATGGACGATCCGCAGTCGGTGGCGCGTGCGTTGGTGGACCTGCTGGAGAGCGGCGCTGTCGAGCGGTTTCTCGGCTTCCCCGAAAAGCTCGCCGTGCGACTCAACGGACTGGTCCCGGCATGGCTCGACGGCGCGTTCACCAAACACCGGGCCAGCCTGCCGGCCCTTTCGCAACCCGCCACCCTGTCGCTCGACTGCCCGCCAGAAGGCCCGACCGATGCCGACACCCATTCGCTGATGCACAGCTCCCCCTGA
- a CDS encoding TenA family transcriptional regulator, which produces MSFYKRLVAETTDARMRLLATPIIQGCLRGEVSLSSYQAFLREAYHHVRHTVPLLHACQAALPKSNLWLREPLDEYIEEEQGHDEWILNDIRATGGDEEAVRNGPPGHATEVMVAYAYDTIARRNPLGFFGMVHVLEGTSVSLALLAADQIQKPLQLPDAAFSYLRSHGTLDQEHTAHFELLMDQVDDAQDQADIVHAARAFYWLYSDVFRGLPLPQTAVTQSAVAA; this is translated from the coding sequence ATGAGCTTCTACAAAAGACTGGTCGCCGAGACCACCGACGCCCGCATGCGCTTGCTGGCCACGCCGATCATCCAGGGCTGCCTGCGCGGCGAGGTTTCGCTGTCGAGCTACCAGGCCTTCCTGCGCGAGGCCTATCACCACGTGCGTCACACGGTGCCCCTGCTGCATGCGTGCCAGGCCGCGTTGCCGAAGTCCAACCTCTGGCTGCGCGAACCGCTGGACGAGTACATCGAAGAAGAACAGGGCCACGACGAATGGATCCTGAACGACATCCGTGCCACGGGAGGCGACGAGGAAGCCGTGCGCAACGGGCCGCCCGGCCATGCGACCGAAGTGATGGTCGCGTATGCCTACGACACCATCGCGCGGCGCAATCCGCTGGGCTTCTTCGGCATGGTGCATGTGCTCGAAGGCACCAGCGTGTCGCTGGCCCTGCTCGCGGCAGACCAGATCCAGAAGCCCCTGCAGTTGCCCGACGCGGCTTTCAGCTACCTGCGCTCGCACGGCACGCTCGACCAGGAACACACCGCCCACTTCGAACTGCTGATGGACCAGGTCGACGATGCACAGGACCAGGCCGACATTGTCCACGCGGCGCGCGCCTTCTACTGGCTCTACAGCGACGTGTTCCGGGGCCTGCCCTTGCCGCAGACCGCAGTGACGCAAAGCGCGGTGGCGGCATGA
- a CDS encoding AMP-binding protein — MNALADPQAIALDDGGLRWTFAQLASETHALAARLKTQGTRVLATLMDNSPAWVVADRAATEAQVVHVPLPVFFTAEQIAHALAAAGVDTVLTMPTMAARWPQAPASSCTVAGQSLAMVRLPAATVAMPEGTAKITFTSGTTGAPKGVCLDAVAMQGVASGLVEAMEPLDIRRHLCALPFAVLLENIAGVMAPLMRGATCVTLPLAALGLSGSSSFDAARFHAAVVAQQPDSVILLPQMLRVWTGYLLQTGQRAPASLKLVAVGGAAVGVKLLQAARAMGIPACEGYGLSEGASVQTLNLPGADLPGSAGRALPHAQVHIAADGEIEVAGSLFLGYLGQGADAPHRDRWSTGDLGHIDADGFLHISGRKKHVLITGFGRNVSPEWVETALRSEHAIAHAVVFGDGEPALSAVLWPVLPGATDDALQAAVETANATLPDYARIARWTRGQADFSVASGLATANGRPQRAAILALHADALGTTAPSLS; from the coding sequence ATGAACGCGCTTGCCGACCCGCAAGCCATTGCGCTCGACGACGGTGGGCTGCGCTGGACCTTCGCGCAACTGGCCTCGGAAACCCATGCGCTGGCCGCCCGGTTGAAGACGCAAGGCACCCGCGTGCTCGCGACCCTGATGGACAACTCTCCTGCCTGGGTGGTGGCCGACCGTGCGGCCACCGAGGCACAGGTCGTGCACGTGCCGCTGCCCGTCTTCTTCACCGCCGAGCAGATCGCTCACGCACTGGCCGCGGCCGGCGTCGACACCGTGTTGACGATGCCGACGATGGCGGCACGCTGGCCCCAGGCGCCCGCTTCGTCCTGCACGGTCGCCGGCCAGTCGCTGGCGATGGTGCGGCTGCCGGCGGCCACCGTGGCGATGCCCGAAGGCACGGCCAAGATCACCTTTACCTCCGGCACCACCGGCGCACCCAAAGGGGTTTGCCTCGACGCCGTCGCGATGCAGGGTGTGGCCAGCGGACTCGTGGAGGCCATGGAGCCGCTCGACATCCGCCGCCATCTGTGCGCGCTGCCTTTCGCGGTGCTGCTGGAAAACATCGCGGGTGTGATGGCGCCGCTGATGCGCGGCGCCACTTGCGTGACGTTGCCGCTGGCGGCGCTGGGCCTGTCGGGCTCGTCGAGCTTCGACGCCGCACGTTTCCATGCCGCGGTGGTGGCGCAACAACCGGACAGCGTCATCCTGCTGCCGCAGATGCTGCGCGTCTGGACCGGCTACCTGTTGCAGACCGGCCAGCGCGCGCCGGCGTCGCTCAAGCTCGTCGCAGTGGGTGGCGCCGCGGTCGGCGTCAAGCTTCTGCAAGCTGCGCGCGCGATGGGCATCCCGGCCTGCGAGGGCTACGGCCTGTCTGAAGGCGCATCGGTTCAAACACTCAACCTGCCCGGTGCCGACCTGCCCGGCAGCGCGGGCCGCGCGCTGCCCCATGCGCAAGTGCACATCGCCGCCGACGGCGAAATCGAAGTGGCGGGCAGCCTGTTTCTGGGCTACCTCGGACAAGGCGCCGACGCCCCGCACCGCGATCGCTGGTCGACCGGGGACCTCGGTCACATCGACGCCGACGGATTCCTCCACATCAGCGGCCGCAAGAAGCATGTGCTGATCACCGGGTTCGGTCGGAACGTCTCGCCCGAGTGGGTCGAGACGGCGCTGCGCAGCGAGCACGCGATCGCGCACGCGGTGGTCTTCGGCGACGGCGAACCCGCATTGAGCGCCGTGCTGTGGCCGGTGCTTCCGGGCGCGACCGACGATGCACTTCAGGCCGCCGTCGAAACCGCCAACGCCACCTTGCCCGACTACGCGCGCATCGCACGCTGGACGCGCGGCCAGGCGGACTTCAGCGTCGCCTCGGGTCTGGCGACAGCCAACGGGCGACCGCAGCGCGCAGCCATCCTCGCCCTGCATGCCGACGCACTGGGCACCACGGCACCTTCCCTTTCCTGA
- a CDS encoding thermostable hemolysin, which produces MALSPHDGDGASSASARASAPRLQVHGLGDARRAEVEQFIGDVFARRYGADVQHFAPMLVSLQDRGEIVAAAGYRSAGGATLFLERYLPSPVETLLASQAEAQPERHHIVEVGHLAASRAGEGRRLISLIGPHLASQGFVWVVGTITSELRHLFMRMGVTPLALGMADPQALGPDATSWGSYYDHRPVVLAGHLHQALRRLARPARAPKAGQ; this is translated from the coding sequence ATGGCTTTGTCCCCGCACGACGGCGACGGCGCGTCGTCTGCCAGCGCCCGGGCTTCGGCTCCGCGACTGCAGGTTCATGGCCTCGGTGACGCCCGTCGCGCCGAGGTCGAACAGTTCATCGGCGACGTGTTCGCGAGGCGCTATGGCGCGGACGTGCAGCACTTCGCGCCCATGCTGGTCAGCCTGCAGGACCGCGGCGAGATCGTCGCGGCAGCGGGTTACCGCAGCGCTGGCGGCGCCACGCTCTTTCTTGAGCGCTACCTGCCGTCGCCCGTCGAAACCCTGCTCGCCTCGCAGGCCGAGGCCCAGCCCGAACGCCATCACATCGTCGAGGTCGGCCATCTGGCCGCCAGCCGCGCCGGCGAAGGTCGACGGCTCATTTCGCTGATCGGACCGCACCTCGCATCGCAGGGCTTCGTGTGGGTCGTGGGCACCATCACCAGCGAACTGCGCCACCTCTTCATGCGCATGGGCGTGACGCCGCTCGCTCTCGGCATGGCCGATCCGCAGGCGCTGGGTCCGGATGCTACGAGCTGGGGCAGCTACTACGACCATCGCCCGGTGGTGCTCGCGGGCCACCTTCATCAGGCGCTTCGACGACTGGCGCGGCCTGCACGCGCCCCGAAAGCCGGCCAATGA
- a CDS encoding LysR family transcriptional regulator, whose translation MNRIRLEDFLALAATGNFPRAAEDRHRSQPAFSPRIRALEAWLGAALFDRSSQPAQLTEVGEWFTGVAQEILARVARVPGEAKKIAEADSVTLRIASTHALSFTFLPRWLRGLESSKALGPVQLMSDVLQRCETLMLQSKVQFVLSHAHPQAQGALDAAPYRSAAIGHDMLIPVSAPDGAGRPRHRLEHEGASAVPVPVLDYTQESGLGRILRAVIGRRLETLPVPVQTVLTAHLASVLRTMVLDGRGIAWLPLTLVDEDIAQGRLVAAANDDWKVPLEIRLYREVSLSGTAAESFWNVASHLIPP comes from the coding sequence ATGAACCGCATCCGGCTCGAAGACTTTCTCGCGCTGGCCGCCACCGGCAATTTCCCGCGCGCGGCAGAAGACCGGCACCGCTCGCAGCCCGCGTTCAGCCCGCGCATTCGTGCGCTCGAAGCCTGGCTCGGTGCCGCACTCTTCGATCGCAGCTCGCAACCCGCGCAGCTCACCGAGGTCGGCGAATGGTTTACCGGCGTGGCGCAGGAAATCCTCGCGCGGGTGGCGCGCGTTCCGGGCGAGGCGAAGAAGATCGCCGAAGCCGATTCGGTGACCTTGCGCATCGCGTCGACGCACGCGCTGTCCTTCACCTTCCTGCCGCGCTGGTTGCGCGGGCTCGAATCGAGTAAGGCGCTCGGGCCGGTGCAACTCATGTCCGACGTGCTGCAGCGTTGCGAAACGCTGATGCTGCAGAGCAAGGTGCAATTCGTGTTGAGCCATGCCCATCCGCAGGCGCAGGGCGCGCTGGATGCGGCGCCCTATCGCTCGGCCGCCATCGGACACGACATGCTGATCCCGGTGTCCGCGCCCGACGGTGCGGGGCGACCGCGCCATCGGCTGGAACACGAAGGTGCATCCGCGGTGCCGGTGCCAGTGCTCGACTACACGCAGGAGTCCGGGCTCGGCCGCATCCTGCGGGCCGTCATCGGCCGGCGGCTGGAGACGCTGCCGGTCCCGGTCCAGACGGTGTTGACCGCGCACCTCGCGTCGGTGCTGCGCACCATGGTGCTCGACGGGCGCGGCATCGCCTGGTTGCCGCTGACGCTGGTGGACGAAGACATCGCGCAAGGCCGGCTCGTCGCCGCCGCCAACGACGACTGGAAGGTGCCGCTGGAGATCCGGCTGTACCGCGAGGTCAGCCTGTCGGGAACAGCCGCAGAATCATTCTGGAACGTCGCGAGCCACTTAATCCCACCTTAA
- a CDS encoding mandelate racemase/muconate lactonizing enzyme family protein: MKIVEIREKTIPISSPIRNAYIDFSKMTLSLVAVVTDVVRDGKPVIGYGFNSNGRYGQGKLMRERFVPRLLEADPATLIADTGDNLDPHKIWNAMFTNEKPGGHGERSVAIGTIDMAVWDAVAKIEGKPLFQLLADRYGTGQPDRKIFVYAAGGYYYPGQDHRKLQDEMRSYIDRGYTVVKKKIGGASLDEDLRRIDSIMEVLQDGQKLCVDANGRFDLETAIRYAKALSQYDLFWYEEPGDPLDFELQAALRNFYKNPMATGENLFSMQDARNLIRYGGMRPDRDWLQFDCALSYGLVEYLRTLDMLKEHGWSATRCIPHGGHQMSLNIAAGLGLGGNESYPDLFQPFGGFPDGAKVEQGFVTLPDLPGIGFEGKADLYREMQALSA, translated from the coding sequence GTGAAAATCGTCGAAATCCGCGAGAAGACCATTCCCATCAGTTCGCCGATCCGCAACGCCTACATCGACTTCAGCAAGATGACCTTGAGTCTGGTGGCCGTCGTCACCGACGTGGTCCGCGACGGCAAGCCGGTCATCGGCTACGGCTTCAACTCGAACGGCCGCTACGGCCAGGGCAAGCTGATGCGCGAGCGCTTCGTCCCGCGCCTCCTCGAGGCCGACCCGGCCACGCTGATCGCCGACACCGGCGACAACCTCGATCCGCACAAGATCTGGAACGCGATGTTCACCAACGAAAAGCCGGGCGGACACGGTGAGCGTTCGGTGGCGATCGGCACCATCGACATGGCGGTGTGGGACGCGGTGGCCAAGATCGAAGGCAAGCCGCTCTTCCAGCTGCTGGCCGACCGCTACGGCACTGGGCAGCCCGACCGCAAGATCTTCGTGTACGCAGCGGGCGGCTATTACTACCCCGGACAAGACCACCGGAAGCTGCAGGACGAGATGCGCAGCTACATCGACCGCGGCTACACGGTGGTCAAGAAGAAGATCGGCGGCGCCTCGCTCGACGAAGACCTGCGCCGCATCGACTCGATCATGGAAGTGCTGCAAGACGGCCAGAAGCTGTGCGTCGACGCCAACGGTCGTTTCGACCTGGAAACCGCTATTCGTTATGCCAAGGCGCTCTCGCAATACGACCTCTTCTGGTACGAGGAGCCGGGCGATCCGCTCGACTTCGAACTGCAGGCGGCGCTCCGAAATTTCTACAAGAACCCGATGGCGACGGGCGAGAACCTGTTCTCAATGCAGGACGCACGCAACCTGATCCGTTATGGCGGCATGCGGCCCGACCGCGACTGGCTCCAGTTCGATTGCGCACTGAGCTACGGCCTGGTCGAGTACCTGCGCACGCTCGACATGCTGAAGGAGCACGGCTGGTCGGCCACGCGTTGCATCCCCCACGGCGGGCACCAGATGTCGCTCAACATTGCGGCCGGTCTCGGGCTCGGCGGCAACGAGTCGTACCCCGACCTGTTCCAGCCCTTCGGTGGTTTCCCCGACGGCGCCAAGGTGGAGCAGGGTTTCGTCACGCTGCCCGATTTGCCGGGCATCGGTTTCGAAGGCAAGGCCGACCTGTACCGCGAAATGCAGGCGCTGTCGGCCTGA
- a CDS encoding GAF domain-containing protein: MVNDLNTFRSVLRAAGPAAALGYLNAGAPHRFSAVYRFSGRVLKNVLLHDKRHEAKPDFLSVVPFERSYCQFVQRDRAFRTNDALADHRLAHHPFQGVIVSYHSVPIVSASLELWGTLSHFDMEAMALAEEEFALLTDAAKVFPRYLIA; this comes from the coding sequence ATGGTCAACGACCTGAACACCTTCCGTTCGGTCCTGCGGGCAGCGGGCCCTGCCGCCGCGCTCGGCTACCTCAACGCCGGCGCGCCGCATCGCTTCAGCGCGGTGTACCGGTTCTCGGGGCGTGTGCTGAAGAACGTGTTGCTGCACGACAAGCGCCACGAGGCCAAGCCGGACTTTTTGTCGGTGGTGCCCTTCGAGCGCAGCTACTGCCAGTTCGTGCAGCGCGACCGGGCCTTTCGGACCAACGACGCGCTGGCCGATCACCGCCTCGCACATCATCCTTTTCAAGGCGTCATCGTGTCGTACCACAGCGTGCCGATCGTGTCGGCTTCGCTTGAACTGTGGGGCACGCTTTCCCATTTCGACATGGAAGCGATGGCGCTCGCCGAAGAAGAATTCGCCCTGCTGACGGACGCGGCAAAAGTGTTCCCCCGCTACCTGATCGCTTGA
- a CDS encoding DUF4886 domain-containing protein: MTIFLRALLASAALALAACAPLPKTTAYAIPSPADAAYSNPTSSVYIGNSFFYFNNGITSHMAPLIAAGMPGFKHRSTMITISGSGADWHDVASYFRPDAVGKYSFDANNNVVFNKLDRLFDVAVMMDCSQCPIHPQLKSVFTDYAKKNADIARQNGARPVFFMSWAYQDVPAMTKQLADAYTQAGKDNNAQVIPAGLAFARSVELRPDVNLYIADKRHPTLAGSYLAACTTYATLFKRSPVGSSYTAGLDPSVARHLQQVAWDTAQAYAKQ, encoded by the coding sequence ATGACGATTTTCTTGCGGGCGCTGCTCGCTTCTGCTGCCCTGGCGCTGGCCGCCTGCGCGCCGCTCCCGAAGACCACGGCCTACGCCATTCCTTCGCCGGCCGATGCCGCGTACAGCAACCCGACGTCGTCGGTCTACATCGGCAACAGCTTCTTCTATTTCAACAACGGCATCACCTCCCACATGGCGCCGCTGATCGCGGCCGGCATGCCGGGCTTCAAGCACCGTTCGACCATGATCACCATCAGCGGCTCGGGCGCCGACTGGCACGACGTGGCGTCGTATTTCCGGCCCGACGCGGTGGGCAAATACTCGTTCGACGCCAACAACAACGTGGTCTTCAACAAGCTCGACCGGCTGTTCGACGTCGCGGTGATGATGGATTGCAGCCAGTGCCCGATCCACCCGCAGCTCAAGAGCGTCTTCACCGACTACGCGAAGAAGAACGCCGACATCGCCCGCCAGAACGGCGCGCGCCCGGTGTTCTTCATGTCCTGGGCCTACCAGGACGTGCCGGCCATGACGAAGCAGCTGGCCGACGCCTACACGCAGGCCGGCAAGGACAACAACGCACAGGTGATTCCGGCCGGCCTGGCCTTCGCGCGGTCCGTCGAGCTGCGCCCCGACGTCAACCTCTACATCGCCGACAAGCGGCACCCGACGCTGGCAGGCTCCTACCTCGCGGCCTGCACGACCTACGCGACCCTTTTCAAGCGCTCGCCGGTCGGGTCGAGCTACACCGCCGGGCTCGACCCGTCCGTGGCGCGCCACCTGCAGCAAGTGGCATGGGACACGGCGCAGGCCTACGCAAAACAGTAG